One Streptomyces formicae genomic window, GGGAGTGCCCCACCAGACCGCACACGGCCACGGCGGACGAAATGCCGATGACCGCCCGGGTGGCGCTGCGCAGCCGCAGCCGCCCCGGATCCGGAGCCACGAACACCCTCTTCAGCACTGCTTCCCGCCCCTCTCGGCAACCCGGACACAAAGAAGGCGCCACGGAGTCCGGGGCGCCATCGACAGACCCATCAGACCATCAAGAAGCCATGCGGCTCAAGCCAGGCACCTCTGGGTGGGCCAATGGCACAGTGCGGCCGCTTCGCACGACGCCAGAGGCGGACCAACTGATCACGAATCCGGCACGAGCTGCGGCTCCGTCCCCTCCCCCCTTAAAGCAGGGGACGGAGCCATCACGCCCAAATGGTCTGGACCATTGGCGTGGACGTCGGTGACGCTATCAGGACGGCAGCCCCTCCCTCATCCCGGACGTCCCGGGCGGGCAGGGCGGGCGCCGAATTGACCCATGATTCCGACCGATAAATGCACCTCATGCGAGGTCTTTCTGCGCCGTAGAGTCATTCTCACAAGGCAACGGAGAAGCCCGAAGCCGCAGCTCAGAGGCAGGAAGCAGCATGAACGCGCAGACCGCACCGAAGGCCGTCCTCACCCGCGCCGCCACCGCGGAGACCACCGCGGACCCCAGCAGCGTGATGACCCTGCTGGCCGACTACGGCACCGACGGCAGCGCGCTCACCAGCTACCGCTCGACCTTCGCCAAGGGCGCGGTCGGCGCCCCCGCACACTTCCACACCAAGGCGTCCGAGCTGTTCTTCGTGGTGGACGGCGCGCTCCAGGTCCTGGTCGGCGAGGAGGTGAAGGTCCTCGAGAAGGGCGACTTCCTGCTGGTGCCGCCGCACACCCCGCACGCCTTCGCCGCGGCCCCGGACCGGGAGGCCGACGTGCTCTTCGTCTTCGGTCCGGGCATGCCCCGCTTCG contains:
- a CDS encoding cupin domain-containing protein, whose translation is MNAQTAPKAVLTRAATAETTADPSSVMTLLADYGTDGSALTSYRSTFAKGAVGAPAHFHTKASELFFVVDGALQVLVGEEVKVLEKGDFLLVPPHTPHAFAAAPDREADVLFVFGPGMPRFDYLRLLGRVMRGEAGFEEIKNSSERYDNHYVTSPAWQAALDAAK